A portion of the Streptomyces sp. YPW6 genome contains these proteins:
- a CDS encoding bifunctional diguanylate cyclase/phosphodiesterase, whose product MKPTESAAPVSRLQGFVGLTPPVGAVVVGIAALLLAVGSYRTVQQGQALFPDGVAGWSFAVLTGIIVGHLVALGRDRWWGGTGSGAALTLAVLLLYGWLPAVLVSLAVVVLVGTARRHRWWQGLLHGGVDMLGIGAAALVLAAFGVAPTVEEPWRPLDWGIAAVPELLLTASTYLLVTRVLLWYAQAPHNGGLPTIARTAMLRQGLVAVALLGLAPLICAVAMSMPILLPLFAVPLIALDSTLWIARARAEEQLRDPLTGLPNRQWLLERTWSALEDAESIGTRSALVLIDLDRFRAVNDTLGHLAGDRLLLQIAERLRLALPRGAEAARLGGDEFAVLLPHTDSTTSAQQVARHLVAELSSPLDLDGLTLVLEASAGVAVYPDHALDAEGLLRRADVAMYQAKRDRTGVEVYESKRDSNTPDRLGLLGDLRRALDAGEVELHYQPKVRFDGQVAGLEALVRWVHPERGRVPPDEFIAIAESSGLMPHLTEYVLETALAQVARWRAQGLCVPVAVNVSPRDVHTPGFAGGVAARLARHGVPAGALQLEITEHVLLEDPQRAADTLAGLTAHGVKMSLDDFGTGYSSLVHLRRLPVSELKIDRSFVARLAVDHEDAEIVRCTIDLAHSLGLVVVAEGVEDDTTWERLRNLRCDAVQGWLVAAAMPPQETTAWLRARGEHGWRRPAELRAQAAAAAGSATASATGSMNGSLNGAVNGAAETDTP is encoded by the coding sequence ATGAAACCGACCGAGAGTGCCGCCCCGGTGTCGCGGCTGCAAGGCTTCGTCGGCCTCACGCCCCCGGTGGGCGCCGTGGTCGTGGGGATCGCCGCGTTACTGCTGGCGGTCGGGTCCTACCGGACCGTCCAGCAGGGCCAAGCGCTCTTCCCGGACGGGGTGGCCGGCTGGTCCTTCGCCGTGCTCACCGGAATCATCGTCGGCCATCTGGTGGCCCTCGGCCGCGACCGGTGGTGGGGCGGCACCGGCTCCGGCGCCGCCCTCACCCTCGCCGTGCTCCTGCTCTACGGCTGGCTGCCGGCCGTCCTGGTCAGCCTCGCCGTCGTGGTGCTCGTCGGGACCGCCCGCCGGCACCGCTGGTGGCAGGGGCTGCTGCACGGCGGGGTCGACATGCTCGGCATCGGCGCCGCGGCGCTCGTGCTGGCCGCGTTCGGCGTGGCCCCCACCGTCGAGGAGCCCTGGCGGCCGCTCGACTGGGGCATCGCGGCCGTCCCGGAGCTGCTCCTGACCGCGTCGACGTATCTGCTCGTCACCCGGGTCCTCCTCTGGTACGCCCAGGCCCCGCACAACGGCGGGCTGCCCACCATCGCCCGGACCGCGATGCTGCGGCAGGGGCTCGTCGCCGTCGCACTCCTCGGGCTCGCCCCGCTGATCTGCGCCGTGGCGATGTCCATGCCCATCCTGCTGCCGCTCTTCGCGGTGCCGCTCATCGCCCTGGACTCCACCCTGTGGATCGCCCGCGCCCGTGCCGAGGAGCAGCTGCGCGACCCGCTGACCGGGCTGCCCAACCGCCAGTGGCTGCTGGAGCGGACCTGGTCGGCGCTGGAGGACGCGGAGTCCATCGGCACCCGCTCCGCGCTGGTCCTCATCGACCTGGACCGCTTCCGCGCGGTCAACGACACCCTCGGCCACCTGGCCGGGGACCGGCTGCTGCTCCAGATAGCGGAGCGCCTGCGGCTCGCCCTGCCGCGCGGCGCGGAGGCGGCCCGGCTCGGCGGCGACGAGTTCGCCGTCCTGCTCCCGCACACCGACTCCACCACCAGTGCCCAGCAGGTCGCCCGCCACCTCGTCGCCGAGCTGTCCTCGCCGCTCGACCTCGACGGGCTCACCCTCGTGCTGGAGGCCAGCGCCGGGGTGGCCGTCTACCCCGACCACGCCCTGGACGCCGAGGGCCTGCTGCGCCGGGCGGACGTCGCGATGTACCAGGCCAAGCGGGACCGCACGGGCGTGGAGGTCTACGAGTCCAAGCGGGACAGCAACACCCCCGACCGGCTCGGGCTCCTCGGCGATCTGCGCCGGGCGCTGGACGCGGGCGAGGTCGAGCTGCACTACCAGCCCAAGGTCCGCTTCGACGGGCAGGTCGCCGGCCTGGAGGCGCTGGTGCGCTGGGTGCACCCGGAGCGCGGCCGGGTCCCCCCGGACGAGTTCATCGCCATCGCCGAGTCCTCCGGCCTGATGCCGCACCTCACGGAGTACGTCCTGGAAACGGCGCTCGCCCAGGTCGCCCGCTGGCGGGCGCAGGGCCTGTGCGTGCCCGTCGCGGTCAACGTCTCCCCGCGCGACGTCCACACCCCCGGCTTCGCGGGGGGCGTCGCCGCCCGCCTCGCCCGCCACGGCGTGCCCGCGGGAGCGCTCCAACTGGAGATCACCGAGCATGTGCTGCTGGAGGATCCGCAGCGCGCCGCCGACACCCTGGCCGGGCTCACCGCGCACGGCGTCAAGATGTCGCTCGACGACTTCGGCACCGGCTACTCGTCGCTGGTCCACCTGCGCCGGCTCCCCGTCAGCGAGCTGAAGATCGACCGCTCCTTCGTGGCCCGGCTCGCCGTCGACCACGAGGACGCGGAGATCGTCCGCTGCACCATCGACCTGGCCCACTCGCTCGGTCTGGTCGTCGTCGCGGAGGGCGTCGAGGACGACACGACCTGGGAGCGGCTGCGGAATCTGCGGTGCGACGCGGTGCAGGGCTGGCTGGTGGCGGCCGCGATGCCGCCGCAGGAGACCACGGCCTGGCTGCGGGCGCGCGGCGAGCACGGCTGGCGCCGGCCCGCGGAGCTGAGGGCCCAGGCCGCGGCCGCCGCGGGCTCGGCCACCGCGTCGGCGACCGGCTCCATGAACGGCTCGCTCAACGGTGCGGTGAACGGCGCGGCGGAGACCGACACCCCCTGA
- a CDS encoding methionine synthase: MSEKSKFSGCPATGIGSMPGGDAREAAKTVTGSFADGQGMPHLAELPARGPGADMIGRSVGLLVEMYGHVEPSGWRISDRPGRDTRRARSWLGEDLDALEEFTQGYEGLLKVQAVGPWTLAAALELRGGEAMLADPGACRDLAGSLAEGLRAHLAEVRRRMPGANVVLQLDEPSLTAVLQGRVRSASGYRTYRAVDRQVVESALRDVLAAAGEDGTTLVHSCAPGVPVALLRRAGADGISFDLSLLTEREEEAIGEAVEGGTQLFLGVVPSTDAATGALSDPGGSVMGVRTLWRRLGLNPGTLAESVTITPSCGLAGASPAYARTALAHSARAARSLADNPE; this comes from the coding sequence GTGAGCGAGAAGAGCAAGTTCAGCGGGTGTCCGGCGACCGGCATCGGGTCGATGCCCGGGGGAGACGCGAGGGAGGCGGCGAAGACCGTCACCGGTTCCTTCGCCGACGGCCAGGGCATGCCGCACCTGGCCGAACTGCCCGCGCGCGGGCCGGGTGCCGACATGATCGGACGGAGCGTCGGCCTGCTCGTCGAGATGTACGGGCACGTGGAGCCGAGCGGCTGGCGGATCAGCGACCGGCCCGGCCGCGACACCCGCAGGGCCCGTTCCTGGCTGGGCGAGGACCTGGACGCCCTGGAGGAGTTCACCCAGGGGTACGAGGGGCTGCTCAAGGTGCAGGCCGTCGGGCCCTGGACGCTCGCCGCCGCCCTCGAACTGCGCGGCGGCGAAGCCATGCTGGCCGACCCGGGCGCCTGCCGCGACCTGGCCGGGTCCCTGGCCGAGGGGCTCCGCGCCCACCTCGCCGAGGTCCGCCGCCGGATGCCCGGGGCGAACGTCGTCCTCCAGCTCGACGAACCCTCCCTGACCGCCGTCCTCCAGGGCCGGGTCCGCTCCGCCAGCGGCTACCGCACCTACCGCGCCGTCGACCGCCAGGTCGTCGAGTCCGCTCTGCGCGACGTCCTCGCGGCGGCGGGCGAAGACGGGACGACACTCGTCCACTCCTGCGCCCCCGGGGTGCCCGTCGCCCTGCTGCGCCGGGCCGGGGCCGACGGCATCTCGTTCGACCTCTCGTTGCTCACGGAGCGTGAGGAGGAGGCGATCGGGGAAGCCGTCGAGGGCGGCACCCAGCTGTTCCTGGGCGTGGTGCCCTCCACCGACGCGGCAACCGGGGCATTGTCGGACCCGGGCGGTAGCGTCATGGGAGTCAGGACGCTGTGGCGCAGGCTGGGGCTGAATCCGGGGACTCTCGCCGAGTCCGTCACGATCACCCCGTCGTGCGGCCTCGCGGGTGCGTCACCCGCGTACGCCCGCACCGCGCTCGCCCACAGCGCCCGGGCGGCGAGGTCGCTCGCGGACAACCCTGAGTGA
- the ligA gene encoding NAD-dependent DNA ligase LigA — translation MAGEERVEQASSVPADVREEHALVAERIEEHRFRYYVKDQPVVSDAEFDRLMRSLEVLEEQHPALRTPDSPTQKVAGPYVTEFTSVEHRERMLSLDNAFDDEELAAWADRVAKETGTPDHHFLCELKVDGLAVNLTYEHGRLTRAATRGDGRTGEDITPNVRTIAEIPHRLKGEDIPALVEIRGEVFFPMEGFEELNARLVAADDKPFANPRNAAAGSLRQKDPRVTATRPLHMVVHGIGAHEGLSIDRLSQAYDLLHSWGLPTAKHNKVVDSLAGVREFIAYFGEHRHSVEHEIDGVVVKLDEIPLQGRLGSTSRAPRWAIAWKYAPEEVNTKLVNIRVGVGRTGRVTPYAQVEPVEVAGSEVEFATLHNQNVVKAKGVLIGDTVVLRKAGDVIPEILGPVVDLRDGTEKAFEMPSHCPECGTELRPMKEGDIDLRCPNARTCPAQLRERVFYLAGRKSLDIDHFGYVAAAALTRPLEPAEPVLRDESDLFSLTIEQLLPIRAYVLDQDSGLPKRDPKTGEEKIATVFANQQGEPKKNAVAMLEGIAAAKEAPLARVLTGLSIRHVGPVAAQELARQFRSVDRIDEATEEELAAADGVGPTIAASVKQWFAEDWHREILRKWREAGVRMADEGSGEDEGPRPLEGLTVVVTGTLAGHTRDGAKEALQALGAKVTGSVSKKTAFVVVGDNPGSKYDKAMQLKVPVLDEDGFAILLDDGPERAREAALSVPEAEPGAAPDDSAA, via the coding sequence ATGGCGGGCGAAGAGCGGGTGGAGCAGGCGAGTTCGGTCCCGGCGGACGTGCGGGAGGAGCACGCGCTGGTGGCCGAGCGGATCGAGGAGCACCGCTTCCGGTATTACGTGAAGGACCAGCCGGTCGTCAGCGACGCCGAGTTCGACCGGCTGATGCGCTCGCTGGAGGTCCTGGAGGAGCAGCACCCGGCGCTGCGCACCCCGGACTCCCCGACCCAGAAGGTCGCCGGGCCGTACGTCACGGAGTTCACCTCCGTCGAGCACCGCGAGCGGATGCTCTCCCTGGACAACGCCTTCGACGACGAGGAGCTGGCCGCCTGGGCCGACCGCGTCGCCAAGGAGACCGGCACCCCCGACCACCACTTCCTGTGCGAGCTGAAGGTCGACGGCCTCGCCGTCAACCTCACCTACGAGCACGGCCGCCTCACCCGCGCGGCCACCCGCGGCGACGGCCGTACCGGCGAGGACATCACCCCCAACGTCCGGACGATCGCGGAGATCCCGCACCGCCTGAAGGGCGAGGACATCCCGGCGCTCGTGGAGATCCGCGGCGAGGTCTTCTTCCCCATGGAAGGCTTCGAGGAGCTGAACGCCCGGCTGGTCGCCGCCGACGACAAGCCCTTCGCCAACCCGCGCAACGCGGCGGCCGGATCGCTCCGCCAGAAGGACCCCCGGGTCACCGCCACCCGCCCGCTGCACATGGTCGTCCACGGCATCGGCGCCCACGAGGGCCTGAGCATCGACCGCCTCTCCCAGGCCTACGACCTCCTCCACTCCTGGGGCCTGCCCACCGCCAAGCACAACAAGGTCGTCGACTCCCTCGCCGGCGTACGGGAGTTCATCGCGTATTTCGGTGAGCACCGGCACTCCGTGGAGCACGAGATCGACGGTGTCGTCGTCAAGCTCGACGAGATCCCGCTCCAGGGCCGCCTGGGCTCCACCTCGCGCGCCCCGCGCTGGGCCATCGCCTGGAAGTACGCTCCCGAAGAGGTCAACACCAAGCTGGTCAACATCCGCGTCGGCGTCGGCCGCACCGGCCGCGTCACCCCGTACGCCCAGGTCGAGCCGGTCGAAGTGGCCGGTTCCGAGGTCGAGTTCGCCACCCTCCACAACCAGAACGTGGTCAAGGCCAAGGGCGTCCTCATCGGGGACACCGTCGTTCTGCGCAAGGCGGGCGACGTCATCCCGGAGATCCTCGGCCCGGTCGTCGATCTGCGCGACGGCACCGAGAAGGCCTTCGAGATGCCGTCGCACTGCCCCGAGTGCGGGACGGAGCTGCGCCCGATGAAGGAGGGCGACATCGACCTCCGCTGCCCCAACGCCCGCACCTGCCCCGCCCAGTTGCGTGAGCGCGTCTTCTACCTCGCCGGGCGCAAGAGCCTGGACATTGACCACTTCGGCTATGTGGCAGCCGCCGCCCTGACCCGGCCGCTGGAGCCCGCCGAGCCCGTCCTCAGGGACGAGAGCGATCTGTTCTCGCTCACCATCGAGCAGCTGCTGCCGATCCGGGCGTACGTCCTGGACCAGGACAGCGGGCTGCCCAAGCGCGACCCGAAGACCGGCGAGGAGAAGATCGCGACCGTCTTCGCCAACCAGCAGGGCGAGCCCAAGAAGAACGCGGTGGCCATGCTGGAGGGCATCGCCGCCGCCAAGGAGGCACCCCTCGCCCGGGTCCTCACCGGGCTCTCGATCCGTCATGTCGGCCCGGTCGCCGCCCAGGAGCTGGCCCGGCAGTTCCGCTCCGTCGACAGGATCGACGAGGCGACCGAGGAGGAGCTGGCGGCCGCCGACGGCGTCGGGCCGACCATCGCCGCCTCGGTCAAGCAGTGGTTCGCCGAGGACTGGCACCGCGAGATCCTGCGCAAGTGGCGCGAGGCCGGGGTCCGGATGGCCGACGAGGGCTCCGGCGAGGACGAGGGCCCCCGCCCCCTCGAAGGACTCACCGTCGTCGTCACCGGCACCCTCGCGGGCCACACCCGCGACGGCGCCAAGGAAGCGCTCCAGGCGCTCGGCGCCAAGGTCACGGGATCGGTGTCCAAGAAGACCGCGTTCGTGGTCGTCGGTGACAACCCCGGCTCCAAGTACGACAAGGCGATGCAGCTGAAGGTGCCCGTGCTGGACGAGGACGGATTCGCGATCCTGCTCGACGACGGACCCGAACGCGCCCGGGAAGCCGCCCTGTCCGTTCCGGAAGCGGAGCCCGGGGCGGCCCCGGACGACAGCGCGGCGTAG
- a CDS encoding DUF427 domain-containing protein, whose product MTATRGHRITVEQGTEHVRAVHDGEVLAESRRPLVLRETGCPVRYYLPPEDVRTDLLAPSDTSTHCPFKGDASYWSRPGAADLVWAYPDPKPEVAAIKDHFCFYATETVAG is encoded by the coding sequence ATGACTGCCACCCGAGGACACCGCATCACCGTCGAGCAGGGCACCGAGCACGTGCGGGCCGTGCACGACGGAGAGGTGCTGGCCGAGAGCCGCCGCCCGCTCGTGCTGCGCGAGACCGGCTGTCCGGTCCGCTACTACCTGCCGCCCGAGGACGTCCGCACCGACCTGCTCGCCCCGTCGGACACCTCCACCCACTGCCCGTTCAAGGGCGACGCCTCCTACTGGTCGCGGCCCGGAGCCGCCGACCTCGTCTGGGCCTACCCGGACCCGAAGCCCGAAGTCGCCGCGATCAAGGACCACTTCTGCTTCTACGCCACGGAGACGGTGGCCGGCTGA
- the gatC gene encoding Asp-tRNA(Asn)/Glu-tRNA(Gln) amidotransferase subunit GatC, giving the protein MPGITREEVAHLARLARLELKGEELDHFAGQLDDIIGAVARVSEVADQDVPPTSHPLPLTNVMRADEVRPSLTPAQALSGAPAQEQQRFKVPQILGED; this is encoded by the coding sequence ATGCCTGGCATCACGCGCGAGGAGGTCGCCCACCTCGCCCGGCTGGCGCGTCTGGAGCTGAAGGGCGAAGAGCTCGATCACTTCGCCGGTCAGCTCGACGACATCATCGGCGCGGTCGCCCGCGTCTCCGAGGTCGCCGACCAAGACGTACCGCCGACCTCCCACCCGCTGCCGCTGACCAACGTCATGCGCGCGGACGAGGTCCGTCCGTCGCTCACCCCCGCGCAGGCGCTCTCCGGAGCCCCGGCCCAGGAGCAGCAGCGTTTCAAGGTGCCGCAGATCCTGGGGGAGGACTGA
- a CDS encoding TIGR00730 family Rossman fold protein: MNICVFLSAADLDDRYTVPAHEFAELLGRGGHTLVWGGSDKGLMKVVADGVQAAGGRLVGVSVAFLAASARPNADEMVIARDLAERKALLLEKADAVVIMVGGTGTLDEATEILELKKHGRHAKPVVLLNTAGFYDGLREQFQRMEDEGFLPLPLTDLVFFAKDGVGALAYLEETAGLQ; the protein is encoded by the coding sequence ATGAACATCTGCGTCTTCCTCTCCGCCGCCGACCTCGACGACCGCTACACCGTGCCCGCCCACGAGTTCGCCGAGCTGCTCGGGCGAGGCGGGCACACCCTCGTCTGGGGCGGATCGGACAAGGGGCTGATGAAGGTCGTGGCGGACGGCGTGCAGGCGGCGGGAGGCCGGCTCGTCGGGGTGTCGGTCGCCTTCCTCGCCGCGAGCGCCCGGCCGAACGCCGACGAGATGGTCATCGCCCGCGATCTCGCCGAACGCAAGGCGCTGCTTCTGGAGAAGGCCGACGCCGTGGTGATCATGGTCGGTGGCACGGGGACGCTCGACGAGGCCACCGAGATCCTGGAGCTGAAGAAGCACGGCCGGCACGCCAAGCCCGTCGTCCTGCTCAACACGGCCGGCTTCTACGACGGGCTGCGCGAGCAGTTCCAGCGCATGGAGGACGAGGGATTCCTGCCGCTGCCCCTGACCGACCTCGTCTTCTTCGCCAAGGACGGCGTCGGCGCGCTCGCCTACCTGGAGGAGACCGCCGGACTTCAGTGA
- a CDS encoding SDR family oxidoreductase produces the protein MATHLITGAGSGIGAAVARRLQERGDDLVLLARDAGRAKELAERHPGARTLVGDLGNPDRLSWAFGQQAVPERIDTLLHIAGVVELGEVGELTPKAWHFQIDANLIAPAEITRLLLPQLRVAQGHVLFVNSGAGLNAHAGWSAYAASKHGLKALADSLRHEEHGNGVRVTSVYPGRTASPMQAKVHQQEGKEYDAERWIDPESVATTILMAIDLPRDAEVNDLTVRPGR, from the coding sequence ATGGCTACCCACCTCATCACCGGCGCCGGTTCCGGCATCGGCGCCGCCGTCGCCCGCCGCCTCCAGGAGCGCGGCGACGACCTCGTCCTGCTCGCCCGTGACGCCGGCCGCGCCAAGGAGCTCGCCGAGCGCCACCCGGGCGCGCGCACGCTCGTCGGCGACCTCGGCAACCCCGACCGGCTGTCCTGGGCGTTCGGCCAGCAGGCCGTGCCCGAGCGGATCGACACCCTGCTGCACATCGCGGGCGTCGTCGAGCTCGGCGAGGTCGGGGAGCTCACCCCCAAGGCCTGGCACTTCCAGATCGACGCCAACCTGATCGCCCCCGCCGAGATCACCCGCCTCCTCCTCCCGCAGCTCCGCGTCGCCCAGGGCCACGTCCTCTTCGTGAACTCCGGCGCCGGACTCAACGCCCACGCCGGGTGGAGCGCGTACGCCGCGAGCAAGCACGGCCTCAAGGCGCTCGCCGACTCGCTGCGCCACGAGGAGCACGGCAACGGGGTGCGCGTCACCTCCGTCTACCCGGGCCGCACCGCCAGCCCCATGCAGGCCAAGGTGCACCAGCAGGAGGGCAAGGAGTACGACGCGGAGCGCTGGATCGACCCCGAGTCGGTGGCCACCACGATCCTGATGGCGATCGACCTGCCGCGCGACGCCGAGGTCAACGACCTCACGGTCCGCCCCGGGCGCTGA